In Candidatus Poribacteria bacterium, a single window of DNA contains:
- a CDS encoding phytanoyl-CoA dioxygenase family protein, translated as TDAEEGEGWLEWHQDSGRVNIEMETHPRPRLSLKVAYFLTDVSEPGRGNFYIRPGSHLKSDMSVPEYEISRDPREATADDVPDDAMPVCVEPGTAVLFDRRLWHSRSPNHSQMTRKALFYGYGYRWIRPKDEMTVEPLYERCDAVRRQLLGAATRNNGRYVPSEDDVPLRGWLIENLGDNPAYAMGPRHA; from the coding sequence CGACAGATGCCGAAGAAGGTGAAGGCTGGTTGGAATGGCACCAAGACAGCGGACGTGTCAACATTGAAATGGAAACCCATCCACGTCCACGTCTTTCCCTGAAAGTGGCATATTTCCTCACAGATGTCTCTGAACCCGGACGCGGTAACTTCTACATCCGTCCGGGCAGCCATCTAAAGTCAGATATGTCGGTTCCAGAATATGAAATCAGCCGGGACCCACGTGAAGCAACTGCGGACGATGTCCCTGACGATGCGATGCCAGTCTGTGTGGAACCCGGAACCGCCGTTTTGTTTGATAGACGGCTCTGGCATTCACGCAGTCCGAACCACTCGCAAATGACCCGGAAGGCACTCTTCTACGGCTACGGGTATCGCTGGATCCGTCCAAAAGACGAGATGACGGTTGAACCGCTCTATGAACGCTGTGACGCGGTTCGTCGGCAGCTGCTCGGTGCCGCCACCCGAAACAACGGACGATATGTCCCTTCTGAAGATGATGTGCCCTTGCGTGGATGGCTCATCGAAAATCTCGGCGACAACCCTGCTTATGCAATGGGACCTCGGCACGCTTAA